A genomic region of Planctomycetota bacterium contains the following coding sequences:
- a CDS encoding serine/threonine-protein kinase codes for MNGAHGESSYGAAAAALGFVSEAQVQECMQVQARMREMGVDEPLGEIMVKKGFLTAAQHQAVLRKLGVQVSPIPGYTLLAKIGQGGMGAVYKAIQASVNRVVAIKILHASATRDKTYVARFFQEAHAAGQLSHKNLIAAIDAGASGGLYYFVMEFVTGKSCREIVTTRGVFDEPRALEVALQMAEVLEYIHSHNLVHRDIKPENILITPDGTVKLCDLGLAKSTAGAEQSLTQEGLTVGTPYFMSPEQIRGDKDVDIRADLYSLGATLFYLVTGRHPYEGRSAAETMSLHLNAPVPDARRHAPRLSEDFAHVLRKLMAKDRAERYARPADLLEDLRKIREGAAPHLARQHAARAHVLHKAHPTQRFTARRTPSRWPWAAAAVGALGAAFVGAL; via the coding sequence ATGAACGGCGCACACGGCGAAAGCTCGTACGGGGCGGCGGCGGCGGCCCTGGGCTTCGTCTCGGAAGCTCAGGTCCAGGAGTGCATGCAGGTCCAGGCCCGCATGCGCGAAATGGGCGTGGACGAGCCGCTCGGCGAGATCATGGTCAAGAAGGGGTTCCTCACCGCCGCTCAGCATCAGGCGGTGCTCCGGAAGCTGGGCGTTCAGGTGAGCCCCATTCCCGGGTACACGCTCCTGGCCAAGATCGGCCAGGGCGGCATGGGCGCCGTCTACAAGGCGATCCAGGCGAGTGTCAACCGGGTGGTCGCCATCAAGATCCTGCACGCTTCCGCCACGCGGGACAAGACCTACGTGGCGCGTTTCTTCCAGGAAGCGCACGCGGCCGGCCAGCTCAGCCACAAGAACCTGATCGCCGCGATCGATGCCGGGGCCTCGGGGGGCCTCTACTACTTCGTCATGGAGTTCGTCACCGGCAAGAGCTGCCGGGAGATCGTGACCACGCGGGGCGTCTTCGACGAGCCGCGGGCGCTCGAGGTGGCTCTCCAGATGGCCGAGGTCCTCGAGTACATCCACAGCCACAATCTCGTGCATCGGGACATCAAGCCGGAAAACATCCTCATCACCCCGGACGGGACGGTCAAGCTCTGCGATCTCGGTCTGGCCAAATCCACGGCGGGCGCCGAACAGTCGCTCACCCAGGAGGGGCTGACCGTGGGGACGCCCTATTTCATGTCCCCGGAGCAGATCCGCGGGGACAAGGACGTGGACATCCGGGCGGACCTTTACTCGCTGGGGGCGACGCTCTTCTACCTCGTCACGGGGCGCCATCCCTATGAAGGCCGCAGCGCCGCCGAGACGATGAGCCTGCACCTGAACGCGCCGGTGCCGGACGCGCGCCGGCACGCGCCGCGGCTGAGCGAGGACTTCGCGCACGTGCTGCGCAAGCTCATGGCGAAGGATCGCGCGGAGCGCTACGCGCGCCCGGCGGACCTCCTGGAGGATCTGCGGAAGATCCGCGAGGGCGCGGCGCCGCACCTGGCGCGCCAGCACGCCGCCCGGGCGCACGTCCTTCACAAGGCGCATCCCACGCAGCGCTTCACGGCGCGCCGCACGCCCTCCCGCTGGCCCTGGGCCGCGGCCGCCGTCGGGGCGCTCGGCGCCGCCTTCGTGGGGGCGCTC